TCTAGTTCAGTTGACATAAAGAATTACCAATGTGGAAGCCTGGAGGCCATCTCTCCCGGCCATTTGGAGGCATCTGCTTGGAGTTAGGGGAGACCTCCATGCGTTGAAGTTGCCAGTAGGTTCGAGCTCGACGTCTCGCTCGTCAATGGCGCCGTTCGTGCCCACAGCTCGGTAACGAAATCGTATAGAAATGAAGAGTCGTTGTAGCCATTGTCACCGCGCACAATGCGAGATGTTTACCCCTGCCTATAAATTGGCTCTCCTTACCAAGAACACTTCATCGATCTCACTCACGCTTGGTCCGTCGATCTTTAGCTGGTGAGCTCAGCTTAGCTCGGGAGATCAAGGGCCATGGCTGCCGGTTCGGAGCTTGCGGTCTTGGTGGCATGCGCGCTGCTGTTAGCTGCGGCGTGCGGAGGCGCCCCCGACGACGTCCCCGGGCTCGAGGTCGGGTACTACGAGGAGACGTGCCCCGAGGCGGAGTCCATCGTGAGGGCCTCCGTGAGCGAGGCCGTCGCCGAGGacgccggcgtcggcgccggccTCATCCGCCTCctcttccacgactgcttcgtccaGGTAAACGACACACACGTTCATGCATGCACATGCACGCGCACCAATACTCGCATTGCTCGGTGAGTCGGTGAGTCGCTGACACGTATGGGCGTGTATTTAATGGTGCGCAGGGCTGCGACGCGTCGGTGCTGCTGGACCCGACGGCGTCGAACCAGCGGCCGGAGAAGCTCGGCCCGCCCAACATCAACAGCCTGCGTGGCTTCGAGGCGATCGACGCGGCTAAGGCCGCCGTGGAGGAGGCGTGCCCGGGAACCGTCTCCTGCGCTGACATCGTCGCCTTCGCAGCGCGCGACGCGTCCTACCTCCTGAGCGGCTACCGCGTCGACTTCGCGATGCCGGCGGGCCGGCTCGACGGCCGCCGCTCGAACGCCTCCGACACGGTCCCGTCCCTGCCCCCGGCGTCCGCCAGCTTCACCGACCTCGTCGACAACTTTGCCAGGCAGGGCCTCGACGCGGAGGACATGGTGGTGCTCTCCGGCGCGCACTCCGTCGGCCACGCCCGCTGCTCGACCTTCGCCGCGGGCCGCACGGCAGTCGACGCCGACGCCGACATCGACCCGTCGTTTGCGCGGTCGCTGCGGAGGAGGTGCGTCCGGGCGGAGAACAGCACCGGCGACCCGACGGTGAGCCAGGACGCGGTGACCCCGACGGAGC
The window above is part of the Triticum aestivum cultivar Chinese Spring chromosome 2A, IWGSC CS RefSeq v2.1, whole genome shotgun sequence genome. Proteins encoded here:
- the LOC123184898 gene encoding peroxidase 2-like, which codes for MAAGSELAVLVACALLLAAACGGAPDDVPGLEVGYYEETCPEAESIVRASVSEAVAEDAGVGAGLIRLLFHDCFVQGCDASVLLDPTASNQRPEKLGPPNINSLRGFEAIDAAKAAVEEACPGTVSCADIVAFAARDASYLLSGYRVDFAMPAGRLDGRRSNASDTVPSLPPASASFTDLVDNFARQGLDAEDMVVLSGAHSVGHARCSTFAAGRTAVDADADIDPSFARSLRRRCVRAENSTGDPTVSQDAVTPTELDSQYYRNVLKRRVLLASDAALLETPEAARMVRDSARAGGRWEQKFAKAMVKMAGIGVKKAGRHAEIRANCRVVNY